In the genome of Deinococcus planocerae, the window GATCATCCGGTGAGGGCCGAAGGCGGAAGGCAGATGGCCAAAGGCGCCCCGGCTGGACCTTCCGCTTTTTGCCTTTCGCCTTCTGCGCTCTTGGCGGGGAGTCTAATCCCGGCCTTTAACTTCGGCTGTCCGGAAACAGGGCCGGAGTGTGAAAAAAGCCGTGTCAGACGGGGGTCACCTTCCTGACGGTGGGCTGAATCCCTATTAACGTTCGGCCCCGGCCCGCTCATGGCCCGTCAAGTTGCTCCCCGTAGGCTTCTTGTCGGAGGTACCCATGAAAAAGCTTCTGATGATCCCCGCCGCGATGCTGCTCGGCACCGCCGCCGCGGCTCCCCGAATCAGCGCCCAGAGCATCATCGTGAACCCCACGCAGCCCGACCTCGCGGTGAGCGTGCAGGTGGACCGCGACGCCAGCGGGAACAGCAACCCCACCTACCGGGTCGGCGAGAACATCCGCATCAGCACGACCGTCAACCGCGACGCCTACGTGTACCTCTTCAACGTGGACGCGAACGGGGAAGTCACCCAGATCCTCCCCAACCGCCTGAGCGAGGGCAACTTCGTCAAGGCGAACACCGCGACCGTCTTCCCGGCCCCCGGCGCCAACTTCACCTTCACCGTCGGTGAGGACGTCGGCCTGAACAAGGTCCTCGCGCTCGCCAGCCTGACGCCGCTGAACCTCGACCAGATCAGCTCCTTCAAGACCCAGCAAGACCAGTTCGCCACCGTCACGGCGCGCGGCCAGCAGCAGCTCGCCCAGGCGCTGAGCATCGTGGTCAACCCCATTCCCCAGAACAGTTGGGTCAGCGACACCGCCTTCTTCACCGTGGTCGCCCAGAACCCCGTGCAGACCGGCAGCCTCTTCGTGGGCACGAACGTCGCGGGTGCGACCGTGATCCTCAACGGGCAGCGGCTCGGCGGCGCGAACGTCACCTACACGAACATCCGCCCCGGCACCTACCCCGTGCGCGTGCAGGCCCCCGGCTTCCGCGACTACACCACGACCATCTCGGTCCGTGCGGGCAGCACCACCAACCTGAACGTCGAGTTCGCCCAGGCCGTCACGCCCGCCCCCGTGGTGAGCAACCAGTTCACCCTCTCGATCCGCAGCCGCGTCGAGGGCGCCCGGGTCTTCGTGGACGGCCAGGAGGTCGGCACCATCCGCGGCGGCGTCCTGAGCGTGACCGTGCCCCGCGGTGGCCGCGAGGTCGTCCTGATCGCCCCGGGCTTCCGCACCTTCATCGGCAACTACAACGTCAACCGCGACGCCCAGATCACCATCACCCCCGCCCGCTGAACTCCAACCGAGTCGCCTGGACCCTCACCCCCGCGGTGGGGGTTCTTGCCGTTCCGTCCCCGTCGGCCCGTGGGTGAGGAGGTCATGCAGCACGCGGGCCGTCATGCCCCAGATGTCGTGCCCGCGCCACGGGTAGCGGTAGAGGGGCACGCGCTCGCCGCCCGGGAGGGTGCGCCACTCGGTACCCAGGGGCAGGGCGCGCAGCTCACCCAGGGTGGGGGTGATGATCTGCGCGACCTCGGCGGAGAGGGTGAGGCTTGGAGCGGCGGGAACGCGGGCGAGCACGGGCGTGACGTGAAAGCCGATGGGGGTGAACACATCGTCGAGTTCGCCGAGGACTGTGACCGCGGCGGGGTCGAGGCCCACCTCCTCCTGCGCCTCGCGCAGGGCGCCCCGTACCGGCGTCTCGCCCGGCTCCAGGCTGCCGCCCGGAAAGCTGATCTGCCCCCGGTGGGTCGGCAACTCCGCCGAGCGCACGGTGAGCAGCACGCGCGGGTCGGGCTCGCGGGTGAGCGCCACGAGCACGGCGGCGCGGCGGTACTCGGGCAGGTCGAGCGGGATGCGGGTGCGGCCCCCCACCCACACGGCCCACGGGTCGGCCTGCGCGGCGTCGAGCAGGTCGGGCGCCTCGCCGGGGAGCGTCACTGCACCGCCTGCACGGTCTGCGCGGGCGCCTCGGGGTCGGGCAGCGCCGTGAGGATCCCGTGCGTCCGCTCACGCAGGGCCACCTCGGCGTCCACGCCCAGCCCCCGCGCCCAGGCGACGACCGCCGCGAGCACGTCCGCGACGCCCTCGCTGGAGTCGGGCGCCCCCTGCAAGGCGGCCTCGACCCCCTCGCGGCCTCCCTTCGCGCGCCCGGCGAGTTTCTGGGCCTGCGTCTCGCGGGCGAGCGCTCCTAGCGCGGCGGGCACCCGCTCGGCGGCGCTGCGGGGCCTGCCGCCGCGCTCGGCGGCCTTGATCGCCTGCCAGTTCGTGACCACCTCGTCGGCCCCCGAGACCTGCACCTCCCCGAAGACGTGCGGATGGCGCCGCACGAGCTTTTCGACGATCAGGCGCTCGACATCCGCGTACTCGAAGGTGCCCGCCTCCTCGGCGATGACGGAGTGGAAGGCCACCTGGAGGAGCACGTCCCCGAGTTCCCCGGCGAGCGCCTCGCCGCCCTCGGAGACGGCGTCCACCGCCTCGGCGGCCTCTTCCAGCAGGTAGGGGCGCAGGGACGCGTGGGTCTGTTCGCGGTCCCACGGGCAGCCGTCCGGGGCCCGCAGTCGTCGCAGCGTGTGCAGCAGGTCTTGCATGAGCCATGCTAAGGCCCGGCACCGCGGCAGGACGGTGACGCCGATGGGACGGGTGGGAGGCGATCCCGCTCACGACCCCTTCATGGTGCGTCAGCCATAGTGTGCTGCACTGTTCGTCATGACCTCGCCCGCCCGCCGCCAAGCCCGGACCACCCTCGCCCTCACCGCCCTGACGGGGCTGAGCGCCGCCCTCGCCGGGACCGCGCCCGCCCAGCCCGGCCCCGCCTGGAATGCCGCGAGGCTCAGCACCGCGACCTACGTGATTCTCGACCCGCGCATCGAGGGCAACCCCAATGTGCTCAACCCCGAGCAGCGCGCCGGAATCCTGGGGGCGATGCGGCGCGACACGGGGGGCGCGATCAAACGCCGTTACCCGGGGGCCACCGTCGCCGCCGACCCCGCCACGCCGGGGGCCGTCCGGGTCACGCCCGTCCTCGTCGCGCCGGGCGCCCTGGTGCCCTGGGCCAAGCTCAGCGCCCGCCTCGACTTCGACCTGCCGGGCGGCGAGCGCGTCAGCCTCAACGACTCCTTCGGCCTGCTGGTCCTCTGGCAGTACCAGGCCGAGGCCGCGAACTACGTCTACGGCGAGCTCGTCAAACGGCTCCCGTAGCAGGACCCCGCCGATAGGCCGAACCGGATGACGAATTTCTCACAAAACCCCGCTATCATTAAGAGATGATGTGCGGGGAACAGAGATGAACAGGGCGGCTCACCTTCGGTACTGCGCCTTCGTGAGCGTACGAAAACGC includes:
- a CDS encoding MazG family protein, with product MQDLLHTLRRLRAPDGCPWDREQTHASLRPYLLEEAAEAVDAVSEGGEALAGELGDVLLQVAFHSVIAEEAGTFEYADVERLIVEKLVRRHPHVFGEVQVSGADEVVTNWQAIKAAERGGRPRSAAERVPAALGALARETQAQKLAGRAKGGREGVEAALQGAPDSSEGVADVLAAVVAWARGLGVDAEVALRERTHGILTALPDPEAPAQTVQAVQ
- a CDS encoding PEGA domain-containing protein, which encodes MKKLLMIPAAMLLGTAAAAPRISAQSIIVNPTQPDLAVSVQVDRDASGNSNPTYRVGENIRISTTVNRDAYVYLFNVDANGEVTQILPNRLSEGNFVKANTATVFPAPGANFTFTVGEDVGLNKVLALASLTPLNLDQISSFKTQQDQFATVTARGQQQLAQALSIVVNPIPQNSWVSDTAFFTVVAQNPVQTGSLFVGTNVAGATVILNGQRLGGANVTYTNIRPGTYPVRVQAPGFRDYTTTISVRAGSTTNLNVEFAQAVTPAPVVSNQFTLSIRSRVEGARVFVDGQEVGTIRGGVLSVTVPRGGREVVLIAPGFRTFIGNYNVNRDAQITITPAR
- a CDS encoding NUDIX hydrolase; the protein is MTLPGEAPDLLDAAQADPWAVWVGGRTRIPLDLPEYRRAAVLVALTREPDPRVLLTVRSAELPTHRGQISFPGGSLEPGETPVRGALREAQEEVGLDPAAVTVLGELDDVFTPIGFHVTPVLARVPAAPSLTLSAEVAQIITPTLGELRALPLGTEWRTLPGGERVPLYRYPWRGHDIWGMTARVLHDLLTHGPTGTERQEPPPRG